The sequence below is a genomic window from Deinococcus terrestris.
CGTCCACGTAGACCACCCGTTCGCCCGGCTGGGGGATGTGCATCCGGTGCCAGCCGGTTCGCTCGCCCGTCAGGACGTAAGCGACGGGCAGGCCGAGGTGCCGCGCCACGAAGGAGGCCAGCACCGCCCCGCACGCGGGCGCTCCCACGAGCAGGGTCGCCTCGGGGAACGCGGCCCGCAGCGAGGCGGCCTGCTCCGCCGCCACCGCATCCAGCGTGGCCGGGACGCGGACGATCTCGCCTTTCTCAATCCAGCCGTCCGCGTGCAGGCCATTGCGAAAGGCCGTGTGGCCGGGGCGCAGGGCACCGCTCACGTGAAAAAGATCAGGCAGGCTCACGCTGGGTCCTCTCCCCCAGCGCGTCGGCCAGCAGTGCCCCTCCAATCGGTCCCGCCAGCCACGGCAGGAAGCGGAGAACCTCGGCCGGGGAGACGGCAGCCCGGTGGCGCGTCTCAAACGTGGGCGTGAAGGCGTCCAGCCGCACCCGTGCCCGGTACCGCAGTTGGAAGTACGGCTGCGGCGTCAGCCCCTCCACCCGCACGGCCCCCAGCAGGCGGCAGGCCAGCACCTCCGCGCAGGCTTCTTCCCGGACCTCGCGCCGCAGCGTCGCCTCCCAGTCCTCCCCGGCTTCCGGGTGACCGCCGGGCAGACTCCACGCCTCGCCGTCCTCCAAAACCAGCACCACCCGGCCCTCCCCGGTCAGGCAGACGCCGCTGACCTGGGTCACCACTTCGGCGGGAGCGGGGCAATACCCCGGCTGCCACGTCAGCATGGTCGGGCGACCCTCCCAGGTAGTGCGCTCAGTGACCTCGCCCCTCATCCGTCCAGCCGCTGTACGCTGCTTCCGGCCACGCTCTTGGTCACCAGCAGGCGGCTGGGCAGGCGCTCGGAGAGGCTTTCCACGTGCGTCACCACGCCCACCATGCGGCCCTGGGTGCGTAGGTTTTCTAGCGCCCCGGCGACCGCTTCCAGCGCCTGCGGGTCCAGGGTGCCGAAGCCCTCGTCCAGAAAGAGCGCCCCCAACACCTTGTTTCCGGCGAGGTAGTCGCTCAGGGCGATGGCGAGCGACAGGCTGGCGAGGAAGGTTTCGCCGCCCGAGAGGGTCTTGACCCCGCGTGTCTCGCCCGCGTTCCAGAGGTCCTGCACGACGTACTCGCCGTTTTCCAGCGCGAGGCGGTAGCGACCGTCGCTGATGTCGTGCAGCAGCGTTCCCGCCCCGGTCAGGAGTTGGGCCTCGACCTCGGACAGCAGGTAGCTCTGGAACTCGTTGGCCTTGAGGGTATTCGTGAGGGTCTGCCAGGTGTCCACCTGTTTGGAAATCTCCCCCGCCTGCCGCTCAATTTCGGCCTTGCGCTCCAGCCGCTCGCGGGCCACCCGCTCCTGCTCGGCGAGGCTCCCAGCCCGCTCGCGGGCGGTGGTGAGTGCGGCGTCCGTCGCGGTGAGGTCGCGCTCGGCCTGACGCAGGTTGGCTGGGTCGAAGGGTTCGAGCCCGAGCTGCCGCTCCAGCTCCGCGAGCTGTGCCCGCAGGTGGCCGACCTGCGCGGTATGGGTCCGGGCCGCCTCCTCCAGCGCCGTGATCTCGGCCTCGGGAAGGGCGGCGGCGCGGGCTTGTGTGGCGTCCAGCCTGAGTTCCGCCAGGACCGAGGTCAGCGCGGCACTCGCCTCCTGCGCTTCACGGGTGCGGCCCGCTGCCGCCGCAGCCGCCGAGCGCAGGGTCGCTGCTGCTGCGGCGTGGGCGCTCTCGGCGCGGGCGAGCGTGGCCTGCGCCTCGGTCAGGCGTGCCCGCACCGTCTTGATCTCGGCCAGCAGGCGCTGGCGCTCGCGGGCAGGATCGGCCCCAGCCTGCCGCACCCGCGCCGCCAGCCCCGCGACGAGCCGCGCGGCGGTGTCGGCGGGGTCGCCCGCGACGTGGCCCTCCAGCACCCGCAGGTCGGCCTCCCGCTGGGTGAGCTGCGCTTCCCAGTCGCGCAGTTCGGCGGCCCGCTCCTCGGTGGACTTCTTCAGGCTGGCGAGTTCCAGCCCGATTTCCTTGTAGCGCAGGCGGCGGCCCTCCAGATCGGCGGTGAGGGCCGCCACGCGGGTTTCCAGCCCGGCGAGATTGTGTGCGGTGGGCGGCGGCAGGGTCTGCACTACGCCCTCGCACAGCGGACACGGTTCCCCGAGGTGCAGGTGCGAGCGGTAGGCAGCGAGGCCCGCCTCCACCCGTGCGGCTTCCAACTCGGCCTGTGCCCGGTCCAGCTCGGCCTTGGCCTGCTGGCCCTCGCGTTTGGTCCGGGTCTGTTCCCCGGTCAGCGCGTCGTACTGGGTCAGTTCGGCCCTTTGACGCTCACGGCTGGACTCCAGCGCGGTCTTTTGCGCCTCCAGTTGCACCCGCTCCTGCCGCAGCTTGTCCAGCTTCTGCGCTCCCTCGCGGGCGGCCAGGAAAGCGTCCTCGTCCCAGGGCAGGGGGGAGGCGTGGGTGCTCTGCGGGGTGCCCCCGGCGCGGCGCAACCGGGCGGCATCGGCCTCGGCCTCGCGCAGGGTGTCGGCCTTCGCTTCCAAGTTGGGGATGCGTCCTTCTGCGAGCGCGGAGGCTTCCAGCCCCGCCTGTGCGGACTCCACGGCTTGCCGGGCGGCCGCCTCCGCGCTCGCGGCCCGGTGGCGCTCGCTCTCCTCGCGCTCGGCGGCGATGCGGGCACGTTCGGCGGCGTCCAGTAGCGGCAGGACCCCGGCCACCCGCCGCGCCCGCGCCGCGCGTTCCGCGCCCTCGCGCACCTGCCCGGCGCGGGCCTCCAGAACGTCCAGCCGCCGGGCGGTGTCCTCGCGCTCACGCCACACGCCTTCCAGCGCCCGTAAGCGGTTGACCTGCCCCTGAAGGCGCTCGCGGGTGTCGGTCAGCCGCTCGGCCTCAGCGCTGACGGCCTCGCGCTCGGCCCGCAAGGTCTTGACCGTCTCCACCGTCACGCCCGCGTATTCGCCCTCCAGCAGGGCGTGCAGGCTGCCGAGCTGGTGCTTGAACCCCTTGGCGCGGTCTCCAGCAAACCCGTGCATGGCCTTGACATGTTCCAGCCCCATCAGCTCGCCCAGCAGGGCCTGCCGCTCGCGCCCGGTGCCGTGCAGCAGCCGCGAAAACTCGCCCTGCGGCAGCAGCACGCTGCGGGCAAAGGTCTTGAAGTCCAGCCCGACGACCCGCGCGATGCGCTCGCCCACCGCCCGCGTCCCGCCGTCGCTGAGGCTGACCCAGCGGTCCCCTTCCCGGCGCTCCAGCCGCACCTCGTTCTCGGCCTGCCGCCGCCCCTTGGAGCGGGCGACCCGGTAGGTCTCGTCCCCGACCTCGAAGGTAAGGCTCACCGACAGCCCCCGTTCCCCCTGCGAGATCAGCGCGTCGAGGCCGGTCGCCCCCAGCCGGGGCGTGGTGCCGTACAGAGCGAAGGTCATCGCGTCGAGCAGGCTGGACTTGCCGCTCCCGGTCGGCCCGACGAGGGCGAACAGCTCGAGGTCCGAGAAATCGAGCGTGGTGTGCTGCCGGAAGGCGGTGAAGCCCTGGAGTTCGAGGTGAAGGGGCCTCACGCCACCACCCCTTCTTCCTCGCCCCGTGCGGCCTCGTCCGCCTCGCGGAAGGCGTCGCGCAGGTCACCCGGCAACTCGCCGCGCCGCTCCTGGTGAAAGCGCTCGTAGAGGTCCATCAGGCTCAGGCCCTCGCGCCGCTGCTCGGGGAGGGCGAGGTCTTCTTGCACGGCGTCGAGTTCCACCGCCAGCGTGTTGGGCAGCCGCCGCAGCACCCGGTCCTTGAGGCCCGGCAGCGCGGTGCCCGACGGTGCCCGTACGACCACCTTCACCAGACCGGGAAAGCCCTCCAGCGCCGCGAGCCGTGCATCCACGTTGTCCAGCGTGACCCGCACGGTCCGCAGTTCGCGTCCGCTGGCGAGCGGGATGGCCGTGACGCGGGCGGGGCGGCCCGGCTCCACCTCCACCAAGTTGACCTGCTTCTTCTCGCCGCCCTCCCCGAAGTCAAGTTGGACCACCGAGCCGGGATAGTGCGCGAGCGGCATCTCCGAGTTCTGCTGCGGCTTGTGGACATGCCCCAGCGCCACGTACTGCGCCGCCGCCGGAAGTTGCAGCGGCGAGAGCGTGTAGGCGTTGAGCAGGTCAAACTGCATGGTGCGCTCGGAGCCGCTGGGGACCGCGCCGTCCATCGTGGCGTGCGCCATCAGCATGTTGACGCTCCCCGGCTGGAAGCCCTCGGCGAGCCGCCGCAGGAAAAAGCCCATACCCTCACGGTACTTCTGCCGCCACGCACCCACGTCGCCGCCCAGCACGTCGGCCGCCTTGACCAGCCGCCGCTCGGACAGGAAGGGGAGGGCACCGACCGTCAGCGTCTCGCCGCCGCGCGTGACTATGGTGCGGATCATCTCCAGCGGGTTGGCGGTGGGCTGCGCCACGAGCTGCACGCCCACCCACCCCAGCAGCCCCGCGAGGCTGTGCAGCCGGGCCGCGCTGTCGTGGTTCCCGGCGATGGCGACGGCCGGAATGTTCGCGTCGCGCAGCCGCAGGAAGAAGTCAAAGACGGCCGCCTCTGCGTCGGCCGAGGGGTTCACCGTGTCAAAGAGGTCGCCCGACACCAGCACCGCGTCGGCACGCTCGCTGCGGGCCAGCCCCGCGATCTCGGTCAGGGCCTGCTGAATCTCGGGGGTCCGGTCAAAGCCGCGCAGATTCCGCCCGGCATGGAAATCGGCGGTGTGAAGTACGCGCATGACGGAAAAAATAGCACGGGGACGGCATCGGCACGGCTCAGTTCGTCACGGTGGCCCTACACCTCCAGCCGCTCCGGAAAGCCCGGCGGCAGGTCCGTCGCCACGACCCGCTCCCCGATGCGGTCCACGAACACCAGCAGATTCGCCTCGCCGGGCCGCAGCTTGCTGGGCGCCCGCACCGCGTCAAAGCGCCCGGATTCAAAAGCGGTCCGTCCCAGCCGCTGCGTGGGCGCGTCCTCGCCCTGTTCGTTCAGGAACTGCCAGTCGCCCGTCAGTTCCTGCAAGGAAGTCCCCACCTGCTCGCGCACCCCCGCGTCCGTCAAGTCCAGCACCCGTTCGGCCTTGACCCACAGGCTCAGGCACGTCGCGCCGCGCAGGTCAGCCGGGGTCGGGGGCGTCGGGGACTGCCGGAACTCCATGCCCGCCACCTCCCACCCGTGCGAGGTGTACAGCACGCGCAGGTCCTCGCCCCGGCTGTAGCGGCCCGCCTTGGTGAGATTGCACAGATTCTTCTGTACCTCGTCCGCCGTCACGCCCTTCACGCAGCGGAAGACCTGGCCTTCCCAGGCGCCGGTTGACAGTGCTGCAAGCGCCTCTCGTAATTCGGTGTCCCTGAGCATGGGCTGACCCTAGCGGGCCTTGCCGCCGGTCGGGTTGAGGTCCCGTTGAGCAACTTCGCCATTGCCCAAGGACTCTGCTGAAGAAGATGAAGCCGCGCCGCTCACCCCGGATTCTGCCCCCAACAGAACCGATTGGGCCGCGCTATTCTCTCCCCCATGACCGCTCAGCCCCCCACCGAGCCGTTTCGCGTGACGGGCGGCGTCAACAAGGTGCGCTTCCGCTCCGACACCGGCTTTACCGTGATGACCGCCCGGTTGCGTAACTCGGAGGGCGAGGACCCCGACGCCACCGTGATCGGCGTGATGCCCCCGCTGGACGCCGGGGACACCTTCAGCGCCGAGGTGCTGATGGAGGAGCACCGCGAGTACGGCTACCAGTACCGGGTGCTCAACATGGTGCTGGAGGCGCAGCCTGCCGACCTCACCGAAGCGGGAGTCGCCGCTTACCTGGAGGCGCGGGTGGGCGGCGTAGGCAAGGTCCTCGCCGGGCGCATCGCCAGGGCGTTCGGGGCAGACACCTTTGACGTGCTGGAGCAGGACCCCGAGAAGCTGCTCCAGGTCCCCGGCGTCACCCAGAGCACCCTGCACAAGATGGTGTCCAGTTGGAGCCAGCAGGGGCTGGAGCGCCGCCTGCTCGCGGGGTTGCAGGGCCTCGGTCTCTCCATCTCCCAGGCGCAGCGGGCGGTCAAGCACTTCGGAGAGGCGGCGCTGGAGCGCCTCCAGGCCGACCTCTTCGCGCTGACCGAGGTGGAGGGCATCGGCTTCCTGACCGCCGACAAGCTGTGGCAGGCGGCGGGTGGGGCGAACGACGACCCCCGCCGCCTCACCGCCGCCGCCGTCTACGCACTTCAGCAGGCCGGGCAGCAGGGCGGGCACTCCTTTCTGCCGAGGGCGCGGGCGGAGCGCGGCGTCCTGCACTACACCCGCGTGTCGGCAGAGCAGGCCAAGCTCGCGGTGGAGACGGCCACCGAACTCGGCCGCCTGTGCGACGATCCCACGGGAGACGGGGAGAGCCGCATCTACCTCCCCCACGTCCTGCGGGCCGAGAAGAAGCTCGCCAAGCTCATTCGCACCCTGCTTGCCACCCCGCCCGCCGGGGACGAGTGGACGGTGCCTGCGGGGGCGGCCAAGGGGCTGTCGGCGGAACAGGCTGGGGTGCTGGGTCTGCTGGAGGAGAATCGTCTGGTCGTCCTGACGGGTGGCCCCGGCACCGGGAAAAGCACGACCACACGGGCGGTCGCGGACCTCGCGGAGAAGCTGGGGCTGGAGGTTGGCCTCTGTGCCCCCACTGGCAAGGCGGCCCGCCGCCTGGGAGAGGTGACCGGGCGCCCCGCGTCCACCATCCACCGTCTGCTGGGGTACGGCCCGGCGGGGTTCCGGCACAATCATCTGGAGCCCGCGCCCTACGACCTCCTCATTGTGGACGAGGTCAGCATGTGTGGCGACGCGCTGATGCTCTCGCTGCTGGCCGCCGTGCCGCCGGGAGCGCGGGTGCTGCTCGTGGGCGACACCGACCAGCTTCCGCCCGTGGACGCGGGCTTGCCCCTGCTCGCCATCGCGCAGACCGCCCCCACCGTGCGCCTGACCACTGTGTACCGCCAGGCCGCCGAGAACCCCATCATCCGGGCGGCGCACGGCCTGCTGCATGGGCAAGCGCCCGAGTGGGGCGACCCCCGCCTGGGTCTCACCGAAACCGAGCCCGACGTGGGTGCCCGCCGCGTTGCCTTGATGGTGCGCGAACTCGGCGGGCCGGGGCAGGTGCAGGTGCTCACGCCCATGCGGAAAGGACCGCTGGGCGTGGAGCTGCTGAACACCTACCTCCAGAGCCTCTTCAACCCCGGTCATGGCGGCGTCCGCATCGGGGACGGCGAGGCGCGGCCCGGTGACGTGGTCGTGCAAACCAAGAACGACTACCAGAACGAGGTCTTCAACGGCACTCTGGGCACAGTCCTCAAGGCCGAGGGCAGTCGCCTCACCGT
It includes:
- a CDS encoding type I phosphoribosyltransferase; the encoded protein is MSLPDLFHVSGALRPGHTAFRNGLHADGWIEKGEIVRVPATLDAVAAEQAASLRAAFPEATLLVGAPACGAVLASFVARHLGLPVAYVLTGERTGWHRMHIPQPGERVVYVDDLICTGTDARAVLAFLRDAGHTVLGVSAWLSRTRLEGERLVTLTQPPFRTFAAAECPLCAAGEALIWKDVRE
- a CDS encoding NUDIX hydrolase, with amino-acid sequence MLTWQPGYCPAPAEVVTQVSGVCLTGEGRVVLVLEDGEAWSLPGGHPEAGEDWEATLRREVREEACAEVLACRLLGAVRVEGLTPQPYFQLRYRARVRLDAFTPTFETRHRAAVSPAEVLRFLPWLAGPIGGALLADALGERTQREPA
- a CDS encoding SMC family ATPase, producing the protein MRPLHLELQGFTAFRQHTTLDFSDLELFALVGPTGSGKSSLLDAMTFALYGTTPRLGATGLDALISQGERGLSVSLTFEVGDETYRVARSKGRRQAENEVRLERREGDRWVSLSDGGTRAVGERIARVVGLDFKTFARSVLLPQGEFSRLLHGTGRERQALLGELMGLEHVKAMHGFAGDRAKGFKHQLGSLHALLEGEYAGVTVETVKTLRAEREAVSAEAERLTDTRERLQGQVNRLRALEGVWREREDTARRLDVLEARAGQVREGAERAARARRVAGVLPLLDAAERARIAAEREESERHRAASAEAAARQAVESAQAGLEASALAEGRIPNLEAKADTLREAEADAARLRRAGGTPQSTHASPLPWDEDAFLAAREGAQKLDKLRQERVQLEAQKTALESSRERQRAELTQYDALTGEQTRTKREGQQAKAELDRAQAELEAARVEAGLAAYRSHLHLGEPCPLCEGVVQTLPPPTAHNLAGLETRVAALTADLEGRRLRYKEIGLELASLKKSTEERAAELRDWEAQLTQREADLRVLEGHVAGDPADTAARLVAGLAARVRQAGADPARERQRLLAEIKTVRARLTEAQATLARAESAHAAAAATLRSAAAAAAGRTREAQEASAALTSVLAELRLDATQARAAALPEAEITALEEAARTHTAQVGHLRAQLAELERQLGLEPFDPANLRQAERDLTATDAALTTARERAGSLAEQERVARERLERKAEIERQAGEISKQVDTWQTLTNTLKANEFQSYLLSEVEAQLLTGAGTLLHDISDGRYRLALENGEYVVQDLWNAGETRGVKTLSGGETFLASLSLAIALSDYLAGNKVLGALFLDEGFGTLDPQALEAVAGALENLRTQGRMVGVVTHVESLSERLPSRLLVTKSVAGSSVQRLDG
- a CDS encoding exonuclease SbcCD subunit D, with product MRVLHTADFHAGRNLRGFDRTPEIQQALTEIAGLARSERADAVLVSGDLFDTVNPSADAEAAVFDFFLRLRDANIPAVAIAGNHDSAARLHSLAGLLGWVGVQLVAQPTANPLEMIRTIVTRGGETLTVGALPFLSERRLVKAADVLGGDVGAWRQKYREGMGFFLRRLAEGFQPGSVNMLMAHATMDGAVPSGSERTMQFDLLNAYTLSPLQLPAAAQYVALGHVHKPQQNSEMPLAHYPGSVVQLDFGEGGEKKQVNLVEVEPGRPARVTAIPLASGRELRTVRVTLDNVDARLAALEGFPGLVKVVVRAPSGTALPGLKDRVLRRLPNTLAVELDAVQEDLALPEQRREGLSLMDLYERFHQERRGELPGDLRDAFREADEAARGEEEGVVA
- a CDS encoding RES family NAD+ phosphorylase; the protein is MLRDTELREALAALSTGAWEGQVFRCVKGVTADEVQKNLCNLTKAGRYSRGEDLRVLYTSHGWEVAGMEFRQSPTPPTPADLRGATCLSLWVKAERVLDLTDAGVREQVGTSLQELTGDWQFLNEQGEDAPTQRLGRTAFESGRFDAVRAPSKLRPGEANLLVFVDRIGERVVATDLPPGFPERLEV
- the recD2 gene encoding SF1B family DNA helicase RecD2 translates to MTAQPPTEPFRVTGGVNKVRFRSDTGFTVMTARLRNSEGEDPDATVIGVMPPLDAGDTFSAEVLMEEHREYGYQYRVLNMVLEAQPADLTEAGVAAYLEARVGGVGKVLAGRIARAFGADTFDVLEQDPEKLLQVPGVTQSTLHKMVSSWSQQGLERRLLAGLQGLGLSISQAQRAVKHFGEAALERLQADLFALTEVEGIGFLTADKLWQAAGGANDDPRRLTAAAVYALQQAGQQGGHSFLPRARAERGVLHYTRVSAEQAKLAVETATELGRLCDDPTGDGESRIYLPHVLRAEKKLAKLIRTLLATPPAGDEWTVPAGAAKGLSAEQAGVLGLLEENRLVVLTGGPGTGKSTTTRAVADLAEKLGLEVGLCAPTGKAARRLGEVTGRPASTIHRLLGYGPAGFRHNHLEPAPYDLLIVDEVSMCGDALMLSLLAAVPPGARVLLVGDTDQLPPVDAGLPLLAIAQTAPTVRLTTVYRQAAENPIIRAAHGLLHGQAPEWGDPRLGLTETEPDVGARRVALMVRELGGPGQVQVLTPMRKGPLGVELLNTYLQSLFNPGHGGVRIGDGEARPGDVVVQTKNDYQNEVFNGTLGTVLKAEGSRLTVDFDGNIVDLGGAELFNLQLGYALTVHRAQGSEWPTVLGVLHEAHMPMLSRNLVYTALTRARDRFYAVGSASAWEKAAGRQREERNTALLERVRGR